From the Oryza glaberrima chromosome 5, OglaRS2, whole genome shotgun sequence genome, one window contains:
- the LOC127772977 gene encoding nudix hydrolase 9, giving the protein MLSAAAAAAACGLDTGETHRGRVEYSPTTRPAAARHLAVSLSAASTRRHMASAAAAADPGAAYKLLLSCPAGLPRSRVSVKFDQSFDRIPHPDAALEESISVIWNQRLKQNPSSYSGTKFRYGGHAVHYKDEPNKEYCVSLHLGLTDYSTFVGTNLNPLWEKFLVPSEDDSVHCQHMSNPLGNGAIVQTSDEKIIVLQRSYNVGEFPGYFVFPGGHSEPQEIGILAHQTDEKDLAVLNERVSQEMFDGIIREVVEETGVPSNSLTEPVFIGISRREMNVRPTAFFFTKCNIDSGGVHELYSRAQDGFESTKMYAVSEEELLGMTDRMPGCHRGGFALYEMMKTAAKKS; this is encoded by the exons AtgctctctgctgctgctgctgctgctgcttgtggtCTGGACACCGGAGAGACTCACCGCGGCAGAGTTGAGTactcgccgacgacgaggccggcggCTGCGCGCCACCTCGCCGTTTCCCTCTCCGCCGCATCCACACGACGACAcatggcctccgccgccgccgccgccgaccccggcGCGGCGTACaagctcctcctctcctgccccgccggcctccccagATCCCGC GTTTCGGTTAAATTTGATCAGTCATTCGATCGGATTCCCCATCCGGATGCAGCCTTGGAAGAATCAATAAGTGTG ATATGGAACCAGAGACTTAAGCAGAACCCGTCGTCGTACAGCGGCACAAAATTTCGG TATGGAGGACACGCTGTGCACTACAAAGATGAACCAAATAAGGAGTATTGTGTTTCACTTCATTTGGGTCTCACAGATTACAG CACATTTGTGGGAACAAATCTTAATCCATTGTGGGAGAAATTTTTGGTCCCATCTGAAG ATGATTCTGTGCATTGCCAACACATGTCGAATCCACTGGGAAATGGTGCAATTGTTCAAACATCTGATGAAAAGATCATCGTATTGCAAAGAAGCTACAATGTTGGGGAGTTTCCAGGTTACTTTGTTTTTCCTGGAGGACATTCCGAG CCACAAGAAATTGGAATCTTGGCACATCAAACTGATGAAAAGGACCTTGCTGTTCTCAATGAAAGAGTTTCCCAAGAGATGTTTGATGGAATCATCCGTGAGGTAGTTGAGGAAACTGGAGTGCCTTCTAATTCACTG ACAGAGCCTGTCTTCATTGGAATTTCTCGCCGGGAGATGAATGTTAGGCCAACTGCATTCTTTTTTACAAAATGCAACATAGATTCAGGTGGAGTGCATGAATTATATTCTAGAGCTCAAGATGGTTTTGAATCTACAAAGATGTATGCAGTCTCAGAG